AAACGTTACGTTGGATGAATATATATTTGCGTCTTGCTATCAAGCCTTGCTCAACTTTGGTCATGCTGACTCTGGGAGCCTCTAAAACAGTTTTCAAGCCAGGGATTTTAGACCAGCTCGACCCTGAGTTTGGCTGTCATGAAGCCAGCAAAATTTTGACCTGCTTTTTGGCATGTGCTATGGTCACTACTGGTCTGACGTCAGGGTGCCACAGTCTCTGGGGTGGCATGTCGCAGACAGGGGCGGCTGGAGGGAGTAACGGAACACGCAGGCTCAGACCTGGCTCTGTTGCCATTCAGCTTGCGGAGTGAGGTGAAAATCTCGCAGGTCTCCTGCCCAGGGAGCAGGTGCACTTCAGAGAAGGGATGGTGCGCAAACCAGCTGCTAAACCTACTTTCTTCACTCTGTCCAGCCATGCCTGAACACATGCATTTCACCCAGGCCTTTGTCTCTTAGTCACATGACCTGCCCGCCTCCTCACTTAATCCAAACATCTACCCAGCCACCCACCCTCTGTATCCccgtgtctttctttcttttttttaaatttaattttttttcctaaccacccccacccccgtgtcttTCTTTATAGCACGAACACAACCAGGCATTGTATTGCTGTTTATCTCCTCTAACTACTCCCCTAGAACACTCCGTGAGATCAGGAGCTCTGTCTGCTGGTCTCTGATGCTGCTCCCACCGTGCCAAGCCATTTGCAAGCTGTGCTCCTGCCCCACTTACCAGTGGATACAGACTGCTGATGCCCCTTGAGAGTTTTTTCAAGTCTTTGAGGACCTTAGGGTTGTTCTTCAAGCACAGAGTCACCTCATGTGGGAAGTAAAACTTGCGAAGCACCCTGGAAGCCCGGCAGAGGAGTTCCTTTTCTGTGGAGTTCTGCAGAGAGAAACGGTAAAGAAAGCTGTCGGCTGCTCGGTTTTGAACTTGAGTGAGAGATTTTCCTACCCCGAAGGTCAACTGTGAATCTGTCTACAAGTTATTTCCACAGAATCTCTTGTGTTCTTTTCCATGGAGGGTTTTATTGAGGGGTAAAGTCAAGTCACCCACCTAGGTAAATGGCAGAGTAGAGAGCACCTGTGCATTTCCAGTCTCCATTTTCTACCCTGtggcctttcctttctgttcaaGGTGCCCACGTGAGCTCTTAGCGAGATGTGGCTCTTGTTCCTGCATGGCCCCGGAAACCCTGCACATTTATGATGGCTGACTACCTGCTGGGGACATGCTCCATGCGGCCCTGCCCAAGGGAAAGAGCAGTGTCCCGAGATGCTCATGGTGCAATGGAGGATTAAGGCATGTCCCCAAGAAATCGACATAGGAGTCCAGTGTGGGCAAGGTGACCAGGAGCCTGGCCTAGGGGGTGAGAAAAGGCTCCTGGGAGAGGGTGCCATTTACTGGGCCTTGATGAGCCTGTCACTGGTGGAGATAAGAGGCCCTGGCTCTCTGAGAACTTGGATCTCAGGAGACAGAACACACCAGTGGGGAACCTGGGAGAGGGATGGGTCATCTCCTCAGGCCTCATGTTTCCTCTGGTTTCCCTGAAACTGGCAGGCAGATCATGGAGAGCGTCTGCGTGTGAGCCAGTCTCTGTATCCCACGGAGAGAAGCTACCGCTAGCCTTTGTCACGGTGTGTGCGCAACCCTGGCCAATCAGCAGCCTGCACACCAGGAGCTTGTTAACAACTCTCACGGCTCACCCTGGGCCCACTGAGGCAGGGCGTGTGATGACGAGACCCGGGGAAGCTGACAGGTCCAAATGGCTTCTAAGCTGGGTCGCTTTTCACAATTgcctattttttttcctgactatTAAGTTCTATTTAAATGAATTTGCTTATTCCACCTGCCAGAGAAAGCTCTTATACCTCTAATAGCTGGGTAAATAtcaggactgggggtgggggtgagctcagtggtagagcacttgctagcatggagagagagagagagagagagagagagagagagagagagagagagagagagagagaagaagaagaagaagaagaggaggaggaggagggagggagggagggaagagaagagaagagagaaaagaaaaattagcaaaTGTCTTACTGGAATTTTgttggttcaagacagggtctcactgtgcattCCTGACTACCCTGTATatgtctgcccctgcctcctgtgttggtattaaaggtgtgggctaccacacctggctaattagTATGTAGCCTCTAAATATAATTAGCTAAAAACTGtccttgggatatatgtatgttatgaggtttagagtagtttatgttagtttacaagtagattagaatcagtttagactcTGCCTGGCTTGTAGTGCTGACAGCcttaaagtatgtttcagtctccctgtgtcagttatttgcgcCATAGGCCTAACCGATACAATTTACTGTAACATTATTCTCAAAGGCAGCTTAGACGAGGGACCGTCTGATCTTTAGTTCCATTGATTTTGCCAGTGAGGATGACATGCCCCCCCCTCGCTTGGTTGTGTCTGTCTACCTGAGAAAGTCTCCTGCCTAGCAGGTCTAGCAGCGGCTCAAGGAGTGCACGGTGACAGCCAATGAATCTTGCACCTCAGCCCTCACCACATGCAAGTCTGAGGCTCACAAGAACGGCAGGAAATGGCTCCCTAGGAGGTGTCTCCTGTGGCAGCAAAGTCTCCCCGTGTCCCCAGCAGGTCTCCACCAGACTCATTGGGCTCATGAAAACTTAGTCCTTTCACTATTACATTCCTTTATCTCTAATTGGGCCCAAATCTAATGGGGCCAGAGAAGCGGCTCAGtggcatgaggagctgagttcaatcctcagaacgtgtgtgtgtgtgtgtgtgtgtgtgtgtgtgtgtgtgtgtgtgtgtgtgtgtctgtgtctgtgtgtatgtctgtgtgtgtgtgtctgtgtgtgtatgtgtatgcctctgtgtgtgtatgcctgtgtctgtgtatgcctgtgtgtatgtgtatgtctgtgtgtatgtgtatgtctgtgtgtgtgtgtgtatgcctctgtgtgtgtgtgtatgcctgtgtgtgtgtgtatgtctgtgtgtatgtctctgtctgtgtgtgtgtatgcctgggtgtatgtgtctgtgtctgtgtgtgtgtgcctgtgtgtgtgtgtatgtctatgtatgtatgcctgtgtgtgtatgtctgtgtgtctgtgtgtgtctgtgtgtgtgtgtatgcctctgtgtgtgtgtatatgtctgtgtctgtgtgtgtatgcctgtgtgtgtgtaagtctgtgtgtatgtgtgtgtctattcgtgtatgtctgtgtgtgtatgtgtatgtgtgtatatgcctgtgtgtgtgtctccatgtgtgtgtgtgtgtgtgtgtgtgtgtgtgtgttttaaacagctggacgtggtggtgcacctTAGTAACCCAGTGctagagaggtggagacaggaggatccccaaGGTTCAttgggcagccagcctagcctactcaccaagctccaggccaatgagaaattgtcttaaaaaaaagaaaaaggcaacaaTAGAGAGAGTGCTACTATGTGtatgaacatacacatgcactcacgtatgcatgcatgagcatgcatgtaaacatgcacacatgcatgtgcacacacacacacacacacacacacacactctcagagcAATGCAAGGACTTCAGTCTTTAACTCTCTTTTGTAAACTAGAATACTCCAGCTGATGGGCAGCCCAGAATCCCTCCTCAGAACAGCCAGCTTGGTGCTTGCCAGTTGTCTTTTTTCCTCAGCTGTGACACCCGGGATTTACCTCAGCACACTCTATCTACCACCAGCAGGGTGCTGCCCAATGTGGAGATGCTGAGGCTTTTTGATCCCCAAAAGAGTTAAACACAGTGAAGTGTGGTAAGGTAGTCTGTTGGGAACCCCAAAGAAGTAGTCCCACTCATATCATTTTTATGGGCCCTAGAGAGCCCTTTGTCAGTAATGCCACGCTGTGAAAGGAAGCAATGACCAGTCTCTGGGGGACAGACAAGAATGGGACAGAGAGCCgggtggtggcgtacgcctttaatcccagcacttgggaggcagaggcaggcagatcgctgtgagttggaggccagcctggtttacaaagcaagtccaggacagccaaggctacacagagaaaccctgtctcaagaaaaaaaataaaaataaaaagaatgggaCAGAAAGCAAAACCAATTATCCAGGAGGAGACACCAAGGCAGTTGGGGGAAtgtgagggaagccagggcaggctgGTTTTCAAGCACATGTACGTGTTGGGGGAGAATGAGTAAGAGGAAAGGTGGCGTAGGGGTAAGGGATGGGAGGGGTAAGGGGTAGGAGGGGTAAGGGGTGGGAGGGGTAAGGGGTGGAAGTGGGGCGAACGCCCGCCGTCTTCCAGACTTGGCCCACAAGGAGTAGGCCCAGGCTTCGAGCCATATAGGCTTGACTGCTGGCGGCCTTCCTTAGACTCATTGCTTCTCTGCAGCTAGGCTGCACCTTTGCCCAGAGTCCTAGAGCCATCCACAGCCACTTTTAACTCAGTTCCCACAGCTGGCCTCTAACCAGCCCTCATATGACCTTCGGAACTAACCTCTGTATCTCCAAATGTGAGCCCTGAGGCGCCAAGATTTGTGAAGACCCTATTGCCAAAGGCCATATGGCTAGTGAAAGGCAGAATTGCCACCAGAACCAAAGGACCAAAGGCTTTCACACGCAGgccacacacttcctccaagccCAGTTCCCAGGAGCCCTCAGCTTTGCTAAGGCAGGACAGTAGACTCAGCTTCTAGGGGTGACCATCTGAGTTGGAAGGACTCAGAATTGTTAAGTGCttaaagttacacacacacacacacacatacacacacacacataaataaaacagtgatatatatacatatagacatggagacatatatatatatgcatgtgaatatatacatatatacatacatgtacatttgtCCTTCAGAAACTCATGGTACATCAGACTCCTGGAGTAATCTTGAATAAAATGAGATCCTCCAGATGAGGCTGGGAGGATAGTTCTCCTTCAAAGCAGGATGAACCTTGTCCATGGTCTGGTGCTAGGCTGTGGCCTCAGCTACCCCACAGGGCTTTGCTCCTGACCTCAGCCCCGTCCGGCACACATGGGAAGCAGGGGAGCCCACTGGTAAGCCAGGGCTTTGGGGCTTTCATTCTCAGTTGTGTGTTTCCatgaaaacaggaactgaagTGTATAGAGCTATTGATACGGCGGGAGCCAGTCATGTGTTTGTCAAGAGAAAATGCACTATCAGCCATCACATCTGTCCCCTCCCACTACAGATGGAGGgccgggggtggggcagggcaggaggcagaaaggggaaagagatgcCCAGGCGGAAGCAGGGACTCTCTCTAGCCAGAGGACAGTTCCGAACCAGACTGAAGGGGCCTGTGGTGGGACAGAGTGAGCTGGGGAGCTGCACAGTGGGGCCACCATCCCAGTGGGGTGCTATGACCAGAAAGAGGAGACCTGCAGGGACCGTAGGAAGTCTCTTAGACAAAGTGAAAGCCTTCTCAACCTGTAATCTCCATATCTGTTTTTGAGAGAGTATTTGGTTTTTCAGAAATgcatgagcagagagagagagagagaggcagagagagagagagagacagagagagagagacagagagagagagagagacagagagagagagagagagacagaattctTTCATTCGACACCACAAACTATGCCAAGGCCAGGTAGGACCTTAGAGATTTCTACCCCCATCTGAGTTAGGATGAACAGATCCTGGCTTTCTATGACATGTCTTCTAAGTCTAGTGAAATCGGAAACTGCGAAACACACTGGAGAGTAACTGAGCCTCCACAGCCTGTAGAAACCACCCCCTCGGGGCCTGCTGGTTTTCTGTCACAGAAGTTTCTCCTCCTCCAGACACTTGTAGATGGCTCTCCCTCCGCCCGCATGTACCAAAGCAAACTCCGTGGGTCCACTTACCTTCGTCGCTGTAAAGGCATCTGGTACGACCATTTCGGTGCACGGTGTCTAGACACAGGCGGAAGAGCAAAAGATAAGAGTTAATCCAAGCAGGCCAGAGAAACCATTGCTACAGTTCTCACTCCTTCACCCTTAGaaaccttcttctgcctccaaggTGGACGCGGCAGGGTCTCGTGAAGTCTGGCTATGTCCCCTCTCCTGCCCCAATCACCAGCCCCCCCCACCTCTCTAGCAACTCCTGCCCCAACCACCAGCCCCCCGACCTCTCTAGCAACTCAGGTCTCTCAGCCTAGAACCGCTGCCCACAGTATTACCTGAGGATCTGGGCAGATGGTGCTAAGATAGGGTACTCACCCCTTTTTCTGTGACCTGGTTCAAAGTGTGGATGATCTCTTTCAAGGCTGTGTCGTTGTGTTCGTGGATACAGTCCCCGGTACATGCTAGGAAACAGAGCAGGAGAGTAGCTAGTTGGGGCCTGAGACCCATCAATAGACCTCTACCGTCAGTGATGTGTGACAATTAAGTTTATCAAGAGACGCTAACAATGCAACTCTGACAGAGATATCTCTATATATAGAGTTAAAATTGCTGAAACCAAGGGAAAATGAGTTTACATTGGAAATTTTTGTTACACCAGATTGTCAGTTATTTTGGGCCAATCAGCACCTCTCTTCCAGGAGAAAAAATGCCTCAGAGAAACAGGTAAATTTTCCTGTGAAATCAGACCAATTGGAAAATGAaacccttcaaaaaaaaaaaaaaaaatctacaaagttTCAGCATAGGAAATTACACCATAATCGGCCCTGCAGATTAATCTTATCAGTGTGGGGTTGCCACTGGCTTTGCTTTTGCACAGAAGGAAGAGGTCACAGGTGTCCGAGTGTGCCGGTGCCCTCCTGAGGAAAGACAGTAATATCAAGAAAGCCTGGTGTGTGAGGCGTCTGGCCTTAGCTGCCTCCTGCTACGGCGGCACTTTGCAAAGTGTATGTAGTGTCTTGGGCATGCTGACTCTGGGTTCATTCCTGCCTGGCAGAAGGTTGATGGAGGCAGGCTTTCTCCCTGCTGTTCTTACAAGTTTGAGGTCTTTGGAGACAGACTGGTGACATCAAGTGGGGCCTCGTTTGGGGTGAACAGGACCATGAGGTCTTTCCCAATAAGGAGGTCCTGGGCAAGGTTGAAGGTTGTCCCTCCCAAGGCAGAAGCTGAGGAatggctgctttaaaaaaaaaaaaaattagcctggcagtggtggcgcacgcctttaatcccagcacttgggaggcagaggcagacagatcgctgtgagttcgaggccagcctggtctacaaagtgagtccaaggcagccaaagctacacagagaaaccaaaaattaaaaaaaaaaaaaaaaagtttaaaaaattagtgtATTTCATGTGAGCGTGTTTCTGTGCATGGTAGAGGATCAGTGTGGTGATGGGAGAACTATTGGCAGGAGTCAGGGCTGTCCTTTCAACGTGCGCACCCTGGGGACGGAACTCGGAGTCGCAGCATTGGGAGCAAGTGCCTTTCCCCCAaggagccatttcactggcccaagAATGGCCGACTGCGATTGCTTTTCGAGTGAACTTAAACACATCCTCCACTTATCAGGAAACAGAGCCTCCTCCACTCCCCAGCTGCTGTCAGTCAGCGTCCTGCCACCCACTCCACTGTCTTAATCTAATGCAGGTGAGCCCTGGTGAGGTAGGTGGCCCATTGCCTCACACCAGCAGCCAGCACACTGGCCCTGCAGTCCACTTGGAAGCAAAGGTCTCTTTGCAGTGACCCCTCCACTCCCATCTGCTATAGAAGAGGTTCTTCATCTGCCCCTAGGTTCCTTACTCTGGGATCCCTGCCTCTAATTCTGACTTCTAACTTTTAGAAGGTCATCTAGAAATTTCTGTTACTAAGTTCTTATTATGTGTTGGCTTATTTTCCAAAATTGACTATGTTTGTAGTAcaccagccttccttcctttcgcctttcatttttaattaaaaaaaaaaaaaattgaagggtTTCACTCTGAAGTCCAGGCTAGTGCCTTAGATTCatggtaattctcctgcctctaccttccaagtgttgTTGAGATTGCAGGTATGAGCCACCGCACCTGGATTACAAATATGTCTTTTGTTAATTGTGAGTATTGTAAACTTGGGCGCAGTGACGGACACCGTCAACATTTGGGAAAGTGTTCCCTTCAGGCAGTGGTGACAAACAACAGGCAAAGTCCAGGTCTGTCCTCCTGGCCTAGAGCCAGGATGATGGCCAGAGCTCTCTTTGGGTGAAGgagattcattaaaaaaaaaaaaaaaaaaaaaaagaaagaaagaaagaaagaaagaaaaaattggggctggagagaccagaagtcctgagttcaattcccagcacccacatggtggctccaaccatctgcaatgagatctggtgccctcttctggagtacaggcacacgtgcagacagaacattgtacacataataaagaaatacatcttaaaaaataaataaatgaaaataaaaaattaggccgagtggtggtggtggtggcccacatctttaatcccagcagtgggagggataggtagacagatctctgaggttgaggctaacttagtctacaaagtgagttccaggacagccatggctacacagagaaactctgtctcaaaagcctaaaataaaataatatttaaaattataatttaattcagTTTGTTACATTTAATTTCTCatttggagttggttctctcctgctttTACGTGGGTCCTCAGGGTCACACTCAGGCCTCATGGGGAGCCTTGCCCTGCTGTGCATCTCATTGGCTCTGAAGGGGATCCTTCACTGTGCAGAtggagtattttgtttgttttgatttgatttgttttattttcttttttatgcatCTTACATATTTACACATTTACAGAGTTTAAGCATTTTACCTATTTACGTAAttcacatttatgtattttgctttcatgtgtgtAACGAAAGTATACCTGGTGCCTATGGGGGCCCAAGAGGGAGTTGGAACCCCTAGAACTGAAAGTATGGACGATTGTGAGTGTCCTCGTGGGTGTTGGGAACGGAatcggggtcctctggaagagctcccAGGGCTCTCAACCAAGGAGCCAGCCATCTCCAAGGGATGGGGTTCTTGAGAAAAACATGTGGAAGGCTGCCTCTATAACAAGCAGCTGAGCCaacaagcgtggtggcgcacacctttaatcccagcactcgggaggcagaggcaggtggatcgctgtgagtttaaggccagcctggtctaacaaagtgagtccaggacagccaaggctacacagagaaaccctgtttggctGGGTTGAGCTTGCAGGTGAGCAGGGGTGGGACATCAGGAGGATGAGACCCAAAAAGGAGCTTGTCCTCCATAGCTGGGAGGGACACAGTAGGGCAGTTAGGGGAAGGCTGGATGCCACAGTGTCCCAGAGGCAAAGATCAAAACCATTCAGGTGTTCCTCTGAGCACCTTAGCCGCCCGGGGCTCCGTGGGAAAGGCGATGAGTCAGAAAGGCACATAACGTGGGAACTCTCCGCTCAGAAACGAAGTTTGGTTTGTCTCGCTTGTTTCGGTGTTTGAATGAGgccagagaaaagaaggagaacgGTCCTGGACACCAAGTCTTCCCAAAGGGTAGAAGGGGATGGCCCACCCCGCCCCACGGTGACAGGTGGCCGTCCATGGAGCTGATGAGGTAGAGGTTGAAATGCAGTGCCTCGTCTTCTCTGGGATAGAGAGTGGCTGCCAGCCTGCAGGAGTTGTGGGCAGTGGAGGGACAGGGCAAGCAGGTGACTGTCACAGACCCTCCTCCATCCTTTGAGAGGGCGGAGAACCACCACTGAGCAGTTTTGTGCACCAGAGTGTGGCATCCAGCAGACAGATCCTTGAGACTGTGACCACTGGAGCATTGATTGGTAACTCGAGTGTCAGTTTCTACACAGTGAAGAGCGATCGGTGTGTCGCCTACCTGTGGGGCTCCTGTGAGTTGCGAGTCAGAGAGAAATCCATGGAACGCGCTTAGCCTGTGTCACCCCATGAAGAGGTACGCTGTTGCCGCATGAACTAAGAAAGAAGACTGTGGGCCGGCGGCTTGTCAGGCCTGGCTGCTCTATGTCCTCCCATGTGACCTGAGCCACAATCCCCAAATTGATGAATAATATCTGTACTTGTGTCTTGTGAAATTGTTCTGAGTACTAAGTTCAAGTACTTAGATAAGCACCCTGCACACCGTGGGTACTGTGTCAGGGGAGTTTATTCATCACATTTTGCTTGCCTGAATGACTGCAGTACTCAAATATGGAGATCTGAGCTTTGGCACTCAGACGTTGCCCCTCCCCTTATGCATTTCCTTTTAAGTCTTTGGGCCTTCACGCTTGTTTCTGAAGAGTTTCACTGCTGACTCTTCAACCCTCAGATTATGGACCTAATATTGGAGGAAGCTGACTGACTCGCCATGGGCACTTTATTCACTAAAGGCAGGGGGGCTGCAGGAGTGGGTGCACACTGGACCTCAGACTCTGAGGGAGGCCTAGAACTTGTGATGCTGCAAGTGGCCGTCATGGCCTTCCAAGTCACTCCAAAGTAAAACTTGGCATCCTCACAGCCCATCAGATAAGGACAGTGTCACCTTCCTTCTGCCACGCATAACTCTCTAGAGAAATCGGCTTCGCGGAGACTCACTTCCAAGGATGTGCACTGTCAAGCCACATTGCCACATGCACTATTGAAGGAGAAAGGAACAGAGCCAAGCAGGACAGCTGTGTCCTTACACCTGGCTGGCCGTCCTCACAGCCTGCGTGCCCAAGCCCAGGCttgccttcccttctctctctgcagctgaggaaggaaggagcactTTGCAGCTCCTCACAGGTTAGGAGCTGAGGCTGGCACTATGGGGCCCAGTGATGGGACCAGGCAAGAGGTAGCATGCGCTCTCTGTCAAGTCCTGCAGGGAGTGAAGGCTGTCtggaagggagaatgggaagatgggccgggggctgtggggggggggggggggggggtggggagaggcactTGTCCTGGGAGTGGCCCAGTGTGAGAGTGGGAAGGAGCCTGTGGTTTTGAGATgctcgggggtgggggaggaaggcagtgagatgactcagaggatcaaagcctgatgacctgagtttaatccccagggcTCACCCAAAGGAAGGAGTAAACTGACCCCCTGCATGCCGTCCTctgacatctgcacacacacatctgcacactaTCTATAcacttacacatgtgcacatggatctatacacacataggcacatacatttatgcacacatatttatgcacacatgaatatgcacacacatctctacacacatatgcacactatctatacacacacatgtgcacacacattggtacacacatgtgtatgcacacacagagaaagacttgGAGTTAGCAGTCTTTTGCtagagttttttggttttttgagacagaatttctctgtgtagccttagctgtcctggactcactttgtcgaccaggctggccttgaactcacagcaattcgcctgcttctgcctcccgagtgctgggattaaaggcgtgcatcaccacgcctggctcgagTTAGCAGTCTCTGAAACCAGCTTCTACACACCCTTCTGAGCAACTTTGGGAAAGTTATTCTGCCTGAGTGTCCCGGTAAAATGGTCTGACAGTAGAAAAAGGGTGTGGGAAAATTGTATGTGGTAATAACTGTTAAGTGTTGGTGTGGTATCTGGCAATTAGGAAAAAATAAgcataaacaaaatttaaaaaatgagacccACACCAACCTCATCACCAGCCGCAGTGATGGTGGCCACAGCAGCATCTCTGGCATTGAATGCACATTGAAGGTGAGTGAGGAATCCCCTGCAGGTGACCCAGGTTTTCTGGCCCAAGAAGCTGCCTTCTGGGAGATGGCAGTTTAGAAGGTCCGAGATGGCATTGGAGGTCAAAACAATTCTGAGCTAAGGAGCCACCATGGCTCTGAGTATGGAGGAACTTCCATAGACAGAGTTATGCCTGGTTGAGAGAAGTGAGGGGATCAGCAGTGACCCACTAGCCACCAGTGATACTGGAAGAGACGTAGGTACCCTGAGGAGGGGCCCTGTACATACAGGGTCAGAACCCTAGAGAGTGAGCAACTCAAGAAGCAGAAGTGACAGGTCATGGCCATTGTAGCCAGTGGGAGGTGACGGAAGATAAGAGTGATGAACTGATAAAATGGTGACATCAGCAAAGTGGCTTCTCTGTGCAGTGGGAACCGAGGTAGAATGGAAGGACCTCGATGACATAGACCTTGCAGTGTGGCCTTAGActagggagggcagggcaggccaTACTCCAGGGAGGCACATGGTGTCCCTAATATGGCTTTGATGGAGCACACGGAAGCCCAGGTTGCTCACACACAGGGCGTACAGACCTCACCTGTTACATCCAGCCCACCCTAGCCTCTGTTCTCACCTGGGTTCTGGATATAACCATGGTTGGCAGGGGAGTGAGGAAAGCAGAGATAAAAACTGGCCACCACACGCTAAACCACTGAGGTTGGGTGATGGAAACCTGAGGGGTACTTGTGttaagatttaaatttttctatattaaGTTTCTTAGAGGGtgtagaggtggctcagcagttaagagtgtgtactgtagccgggcgtggtggcgaacgcctttaatcccagcactcaggaggcagaggcaggtggatcgctgtgagttcaaggccagcctggtctacaaagtgagtccaggacagccaaggttacacagagaaaccctgtctcaaaaatccaaaaggaaaaaaaaaaaaaaaaaaaaaaaggattgtgTACTGTGCTCGCAGAGGACCCAATtaggttccaagcacccacatcagatgacTTACAACTGTAACGCccactctgatgccctcttctggccttctgagggcactgcacacatacatatacataattttaaaagtttttaaatataagaaaaaactGATATGGGGGACAGGGCAtttgtggctcatgcctttagtacTTGGGCAAAGGatgcaggaggatatctgtgagttcaaggccagcctggtctgattagcaagctccagaacagccaaactACCATGTCTAAAAACAActgcaacaaaacagaaataaatgaaacaaagcaaaaaaacaaaaaaataaaaaacaaaaactgatatgGGGCTAGGAGGTAtgactcagtggcagaacacttggcTAATGTGTGAAGCACTGCGTTTCACTTCTAGCTCTGCAGAAAAGAATATGTGGGTAATAAACTTAAATGTGTGGGGCTTGGAAGATGTTTTGAGGTTAGGAAAGCTCACAGAGCAAGCAGGAGGAGCTGAATTCAGATCCcccaaaaccacacaaaaaacCCAACATGACCTCACAcatacctgtgaccccagcatggCAGAGGACGGAGACACGAGAGTCACTGGGCTCACTGGCTGCCTGCCTAGCTCCAGGTGCAGTGACAGACACTGTCTTCAGTAGAATGGGACACTGGACACCCTCATCTGCCTCTACATTGCTGAACACAgacattcaccacacacacacgtataaaaatcataaaaaccaTATGTATGTATTAGCATGCAGTAGATGTTTAATGCCGTGTTTACTTTGTATAATATAAAGTCTAAGTATATAATTTGCAcatacattgtacacacacacacctccccaagATTAGACCATCTCTCACCCCTCTACCGACATATCTG
The genomic region above belongs to Acomys russatus chromosome 25, mAcoRus1.1, whole genome shotgun sequence and contains:
- the Il4 gene encoding interleukin-4 yields the protein MGLRPQLATLLLCFLACTGDCIHEHNDTALKEIIHTLNQVTEKGTPCTEMVVPDAFTATKNSTEKELLCRASRVLRKFYFPHEVTLCLKNNPKVLKDLKKLSRGISSLYPLESCTVNESSYTTLKDFLERLRRIVRKKYCQC